Within Bacillus sp. Marseille-Q1617, the genomic segment GAGTGTGCATCTGCGAAAAATTAATCTTGAAATTAAGATTTTCTCATTGACTTTTTACAGTTATCGTTTTATGATGACATTCGTAGTTAATAATTCCGATAAGATTAGTGGGGGTTTTGATAATGAAAAAATGGAAATTTATAGCTGTTCTGATGCTGGTCCTTTCAATGGTGCTCTCAGCATGCGGACAATCAAAAGATAATGAAGGATCAAGCGGGGATTCAGAACAGTCCCTTTACGATAAAGTGAAAGAAGAAGGGAAGCTGTTAGTGGGTACAGAAGGAACATATCCTCCTTTTACTTTTCATGATGAGTCAGGCAAGCTTACTGGTTTTGACGTGGAAATCGCACGTGAAGTGGCTAAACGTCTTGGTGTAGAGGCTGAGTTCAAGGAAACACAATGGGATGCGATGTTCGAAGGGTTGAATTCCAACCGCTTCGATATGATCGCCAACCAGGTGGGGATCCGTGAGGACAGACAGAAGAAGTATGACTTTTCGAAGCCTTATATCGAATCAAGTGCTGTGGTTGTCGTCTCTAAAGATAACAACGATGTGAAATCATTCGAAGATATCAAAGGGCTTACTTCTGCTCAATCTCTGACGAGCAATTACAGGGATATCGCAGAAGAGAATGGAGCTGTCATCCAGGGAGTCGACGGGCTCGCCCAATCGATCCAGCTGCTTGAACAGGGCCGTGTGGATGTGACAGTCAATGATAAAATTTCAATTCTTGATTATATGAATAAACAAAAGAATGCCAATATCAAAATCGCTGCCGAAGCTGAAGATGCGGGACAAAGCGGCTTGATGTTCCGTAAGGGTAATGACAAATTGGTGGAAGAAGTCAATAAAGCGTTAGAGGACATGATGGAAGACGGTACGTACGAAGAGATCTCCAACAAGTGGTTTGGCGAGAATGTATCTCCTAAGTAGTATTTTTCAGAATCCTGAAGAAATGTTCGATATTTTACAAAGCTCCCTGCTTCCGATGATCAAGGGAGCTTTGTATTATTCTATCCCTCTAACGCTCATATCGTTTACTTTAGGATTGATCATTGCTGTTTTCACTGCTTTGGCCAGACTTTCAAGATTTTCAGTTTTAAGGGGCATTGCAAGGGTCTATGTGTCCGCGATCAGGGGAACGCCGCTGCTGGTGCAGCTGTTCATCATTTTCTTTGGACTCGGTTCCCTCGGCATCGAATTCCTTAAGCTGGAACCATTTCCTGCAGCCGTCATTGCGTTTTCATTGAACATGGGGGCATACTCTTCTGAAATTGTGAGGGCTGCCATCCAGTCCATTCCGAAGGGGCAGTGGGAAGCAGGATATTCCATCGGCATGAGCTATTCACAGACGCTGAAAAGAATCATCCTGCCGCAGGCGACAAGAGTGTCCATCCCTCCTTTGTCCAATTCATTTATCAGCTTGGTAAAAGATACGTCGCTTGCTTCACTGATTTTCGTGACGGAAATGTTCAGGAAAGCTCAGGAAATTGCGGCAACCAACTATGAATTCCTCCTCATGTACATGGAAGCTGCACTATTATACTGGATTATCTGTTTTATCTTATCCATCATACAAGGACGGATCGAAGCCAGGCTAGACCGTTATATCGCTAAATAAAAGGAGGGTAATGATGATTTCGATAAAAGGACTGAAGAAACGATTTGATGACCTGGAAGTGTTGAAAGGCATGGATGTGGAAGTCAAGAAAGGGGAAGTGATCGTGCTGATCGGTCCATCCGGATCCGGGAAAACGACATTTCTCAGATGCTTGAACGCACTCGAGACACCTAATGAAGGCAGTGTATCAATCGGCGGAATGACGGTTGATTTTTCTGAAAAAGTATCAACTGCCGAGCTTTTGAAATTCAGAAGAAGGACCGGCATGGTCTTTCAGACTTATAACCTCTTCCCGCATATGACGGCTCTTGAAAATGTCATGGAAGGACCGGTCGTCGTACAGGGCAAGAAAAAAGCCGAAGTCCGGGAAAATGCTATCCGCCTTCTTGAAAAAGTGGGACTCGGCGACAAAATCGATTATTATCCGTTCCAGCTATCCGGAGGACAGCAGCAGAGGGTCGGCATAGCAAGGGCCC encodes:
- a CDS encoding amino acid ABC transporter substrate-binding protein; protein product: MKKWKFIAVLMLVLSMVLSACGQSKDNEGSSGDSEQSLYDKVKEEGKLLVGTEGTYPPFTFHDESGKLTGFDVEIAREVAKRLGVEAEFKETQWDAMFEGLNSNRFDMIANQVGIREDRQKKYDFSKPYIESSAVVVVSKDNNDVKSFEDIKGLTSAQSLTSNYRDIAEENGAVIQGVDGLAQSIQLLEQGRVDVTVNDKISILDYMNKQKNANIKIAAEAEDAGQSGLMFRKGNDKLVEEVNKALEDMMEDGTYEEISNKWFGENVSPK
- a CDS encoding amino acid ABC transporter permease, producing the protein MYLLSSIFQNPEEMFDILQSSLLPMIKGALYYSIPLTLISFTLGLIIAVFTALARLSRFSVLRGIARVYVSAIRGTPLLVQLFIIFFGLGSLGIEFLKLEPFPAAVIAFSLNMGAYSSEIVRAAIQSIPKGQWEAGYSIGMSYSQTLKRIILPQATRVSIPPLSNSFISLVKDTSLASLIFVTEMFRKAQEIAATNYEFLLMYMEAALLYWIICFILSIIQGRIEARLDRYIAK
- a CDS encoding amino acid ABC transporter ATP-binding protein, with translation MISIKGLKKRFDDLEVLKGMDVEVKKGEVIVLIGPSGSGKTTFLRCLNALETPNEGSVSIGGMTVDFSEKVSTAELLKFRRRTGMVFQTYNLFPHMTALENVMEGPVVVQGKKKAEVRENAIRLLEKVGLGDKIDYYPFQLSGGQQQRVGIARALAIEPQVMLFDEPTSALDPELVGEVLKVMKDLAEEGMTMVVVTHEMRFAKEAADKVIFMDGGYILEEGTPREVFENPKHDRTRQFLNLIR